The stretch of DNA CGCCGAGGCCAGCTTCTCGGCCAGCGACGGGTCGACGAAGATCACCTTGTCTTCGGCATCGGCGACGATATGCTGAATGTGGCCGTCAGGCAGCAGCGGATTGATCGTGTGGAGTTGTGCCCCAGTGTTCGGGACCGAGAAGTACGTCTCGAAGTGTCGATCGGTGTTCCAGCAAACCGTCCCGACACGATCCCCGGTTTCGACGCCAGCTTCCTCGAGAGCGTTCGCTAACTGCCGAACGCGGTCGCCGTACTCGTCGTAGGTGTACCGCTTCGTCCCCTCGTGTGTCCGTGCGACGACTTCCCGCTCCGGAGTGATGTTTTCTGCACGCCAGAGGAACGGTTTCAGTGTCTGTTGGTATCCAGTCACACATCGAGTTGTGGTAACGTATGTAATAGCTTTTTGCTGGGTTTCCTGAGTGGTTCGCTCGGACGTCCCGGCAGGGCTCGTCCGACAGTTCACTCCGACGCAGCTACCGGTAGGCCTCGAACTCCATCCCGAACGCGAGGAAGTAGTCGTGCCGACGGCGCCGAAGACGACCGCCACCGCGAGCACGGGGCCGGCGAAGAAGGCGGTTCGGCCGAACGTCTCGGTGCCGGCAAACCCCGCAGCCAGCCGCGAGGGGTCGGTCGCCTGCTTCACGACCGCGAACCCCAGTCGAGAGCAGGCCGAACGCCGTGAGCGCGTACCGCGAGCCCAGTCGGTCCGAGACGGCGCCGCCGGGGGAGGAGTACACCGCCGAGATCACGTTGCCGGCCGTCCCGTACAGCCCGATCACGAACCCCGAGGTGCCGAGGGCGCTCCTGTACTGGGAGGTAGCTGCTGGTCATCTGGACCCCCGGGCTGAACGCGAACATCGCGAGCGAGAGCACCAGCACGTCACGTTCGATCGCGAGGAACCGCCAGAACTGGTCGCCGACTGTGGGCTCCTCCTCGGCCATCGGCCGCCGCTTGGATCGGTCCCGTCGAATACTACTGGTCGCTCAGAACACCGTTCGGACGACCGCCAGCCCGACCGAGGACACTGTGAGCAGCGCGAGCAGCACGACAAGCACCGGCCGGTAGCCCGTCTCCCGCAGGTCGTCGAGTCGGATCTCCAGCCCCAGCCCCACGAAGGCCAGCAGGAACAGCCAGTCGGCGGCATTCGCGAGGGAGTCCACCTCCGGGCCCGAGAGCAGCCCGAGGTTGGCGATCGCGACGACGGCGACGAAGCCGACGACGAACTTCGGGAACGGGGCCCAGAGCCGAGCGACAGTCCCACGATCGTCGCCCGCGCTCTCGTTCGAGCGCGTGCTCGCGTACACGCCGGCGTACGCGACCGCGACGAGGCCGATCGCGGCGTTCCGGATCAGTTTCACCAGCACCGCCCACTCGCCCGCCGTCTCGGAGACCGCAAACCCCGCGGCAGCTACGGGGCCGGTGCTGAACATCGTGAGGCCGGCCCAGATACCGAACGTTCGATCCGGCAGCGCGAGTGCGGTTCCCACCGCGGGGTAGGCGACAAGCGTGACGGCGTCGAACAGGAGGATCGTCGTGGCGGCGTAGGCCACCGTCGTCTCGTCGGCGTCGATGCTCTCGGCGACGGCGACGACCGCCGAGACGCCACAGACGCCGGATCCGGCCGCGAGCAGCGAGCCCGTCTCGCCGTCGATCCGGAACGCCAGCCGGGAGAGCGCCTCGACGAGCAGGACCGTCACGGTCAGCGCCCCCGCCACCAGCACCAGCAGTTTCGGGCCTCCGGCGACAACGCGGTCGAGCGCGACGCTTGCGCCCGTGAGGACGATGCCCGTCTTGAGCCAGAGCTTGTGCGTCCCGACGCCGGCGCGGGCGGCGTCGGGAACGCCGACGAGGTTCCCGACCGCCAGCCCGAGTAGGATCGCGAGAATCAGGTGGTTCATCGGGACGGTGGCGGCAAGGAGCCGGGCACCGAGTCCCAGTCCGACGAGCAGCGCGAGCCCCGGAAGCAGCGACCGGGACATCACCACGGGACCGTGAGCCCGAGTCGAACCGCGGCGACGAGCAGCAGTCCCAGCAGGACCGCTTGCCACCCCTCGCCGAGTTCCATCCAGCGGCGCGCCGCGTCGTCGCCGTCGATCACGGCCGACCGTCCGGGAGTGAGCGATATACGGGTTCCGCTGTCGGCCAGCCGGACCGGTACGGGGTCAGCCCCCGTAGACGGCGTCCCAGCGCATCGCCCGTCGGCGGTTATCACAGTCGTTACAGACGAACTCGTCCATCGAGCCGACGCTCACGTCGAGGCTGTCACAGTTCCCGCAGTGCCAGCCGTACTGCTCGTCGCGGTCGTCGTCGAGGTAGGTCGGATGGAACGGGCCGTTCGACCCCCGTTCGTTCTCGTCGTAGGCGATCACGATCGTCTTCCCGTCCTCGGTTTCGCGGCGTTCGGTCCCGGATCCGGCCCCGTCGTCCGGGATCTCCTCGTCGCCGACGAGAGTCAGTTCGGCGATGCGGTCGCCGGCGATACGGACCTGCCGGGTGTGGTCGTGGTCGTAGCCGTGTTCCTCGTAGAACGCGCGGCCGGCCTCGTTGGCCTCGATCACGCTGGCCTCGATCCGGTCGGCGCCGCGGTCGGCCAGCCCGGACTCGATCCGGTCGAGCAGCCGGCTCGCGAGCCCTTCTCCCCGCCGACCCGGGCGGACGTGGAGCCACTCGATCCGGCCGACTCGGGGGGAGTCGCCCGCGAGGAACGCCTGTGCGAAGCCGATGATCTCGTCGCCGTCCTCGGCGACGATCACGACCGTTTGGCCGTCCACGATCTCCTCGGCCAACGTGCCCGCGGCGTCGCCTTCGGCGCCGTACCACGACTCGACTGCCCGCTGGCGCGTCTCGGCGTCGAGCACGTCGCCGTACGACGCCGCGAGCGAGCGGTTGGCAACGTCCCTGATCCCGGGGATATCGGTCTCTCTGGCGGCTCGAAGGTTCATACCCGTTTGTTGGTCGCGACGGGTGTTCAATCTACGGGCGGCCCGCGTGCGCTACGAACGGTCTCCCTCGGCGTCGGCTTTCAGGAGTTCGACGACGAATACCGCCCCGCGCTGGTCGTTGTCCTCGACCCACACGTCGCCGCCGAACTGGTCGGTGAGCGTGTACACCAAGTAGAGGCCGATCCCCGACCCCGGGCTATCGAGCCCCTTCTCGCCCTTGCCGAAGACCCGTCCCTTCTGCTCGTCGGGGATCCCGGGGCCGTTGTCGGCGATCCGAATCCGGACGACGTCGTCGGTCTCGACGGCGTCGACCGTGATCTCGGGCGTCTCGCTGTCGTTGTGCCGGACGGCGTTCTCGAGGAGGTTCCGGAACACCGAGGGGAGCATCTCGTTGGCCAGCACGTCGACCGCCGGGATCTCGCCGTCGACGCGGAACTCCGCCTCGGCGAACGACTCCCGGACGGCCTCCAGTTCTGTCTCGAGGTGCCGCCGGAGGCTGGTCGGTCGCGGCTCGATCGCAGAGTCGCCGGAGAGCGACTCGACGAACTCCCGGACGGTCTCCGTGACCTCGATCACGTGGTCGGACTTCCGGAGCACCCGATCCAGCGCGTCCTGTCCCTCGGAATCGACGTGGGGCGTGAGGGTCTCTGCCCATCCCCGGATGACGGCCATGTCGTTCCGGATGTCGTGGCGGACCACGCGGTTCAGCGCTTCGAGCTGTTCGGTTTTCTCCTCTAGCTGCTGCCGGTACGCCTCCCGCTCGGTCACGTCGTTGATCGTCACCAGCTGACCCGTGGTTACGCCGCCGGTCGTGAACGGCGTCGTCGAGATCTGGTAGTACCGGCTCCCCTCGCTGGCGTCGATCTCCAGCACGCCCGGGTCGTCGAGACGGCTCGCGATGACGGGGACGATCTCTTCCACTCGGTTGCCGATCGAGTCCTCGAGTGCGGGGAACAGCGCGGCCGCGGCTTGGTTGTAGTCTCGCACGCGATCATCCGGGTCGAGGAACACGGCCGGTTCGTCGCTGTCCCCGGTCAGTTGAACCGTCTCGAAGCGGTTGATGTAGACGAACAGCGTGCCGACGGCGAACACCGCGACGCCCATGGGCTCGTACATCAGCGGCAGGAGCCACGGGATCTGTTCGCCGAACACGGTTGCCCCGGCCGGAACGGCCGTTATCGCGGCCAACACGACCAGCGGCCGGCTGTCGGTTCCGGTGTGGTCGAACCGCTCGATCAGCATGAAGAAGCCGACCCCGATGACGACGTAGGACAGCCCCAGTGTGAACCAGTAGAGGACCCCGTGCTGGATCGCCAGGTGGGGGAACGGATCGGTCGTCCACTCGGTCGTGAAAAAGAGGTTGTGGACGGGGTTGGTGAGTTTGA from Halolamina sediminis encodes:
- a CDS encoding sensor histidine kinase is translated as MDLLFLGHVGVFVVSALACLLSIPRARRIEHPGTRKGLVALLLSVTVWSLGYVGYLLAPTDPVRIASYTIGFIFAFGAVAAWVYFCAAYTGRPPRQTPYLRLMIGVFLLFVVLKLTNPVHNLFFTTEWTTDPFPHLAIQHGVLYWFTLGLSYVVIGVGFFMLIERFDHTGTDSRPLVVLAAITAVPAGATVFGEQIPWLLPLMYEPMGVAVFAVGTLFVYINRFETVQLTGDSDEPAVFLDPDDRVRDYNQAAAALFPALEDSIGNRVEEIVPVIASRLDDPGVLEIDASEGSRYYQISTTPFTTGGVTTGQLVTINDVTEREAYRQQLEEKTEQLEALNRVVRHDIRNDMAVIRGWAETLTPHVDSEGQDALDRVLRKSDHVIEVTETVREFVESLSGDSAIEPRPTSLRRHLETELEAVRESFAEAEFRVDGEIPAVDVLANEMLPSVFRNLLENAVRHNDSETPEITVDAVETDDVVRIRIADNGPGIPDEQKGRVFGKGEKGLDSPGSGIGLYLVYTLTDQFGGDVWVEDNDQRGAVFVVELLKADAEGDRS
- a CDS encoding YeiH family protein — protein: MSRSLLPGLALLVGLGLGARLLAATVPMNHLILAILLGLAVGNLVGVPDAARAGVGTHKLWLKTGIVLTGASVALDRVVAGGPKLLVLVAGALTVTVLLVEALSRLAFRIDGETGSLLAAGSGVCGVSAVVAVAESIDADETTVAYAATTILLFDAVTLVAYPAVGTALALPDRTFGIWAGLTMFSTGPVAAAGFAVSETAGEWAVLVKLIRNAAIGLVAVAYAGVYASTRSNESAGDDRGTVARLWAPFPKFVVGFVAVVAIANLGLLSGPEVDSLANAADWLFLLAFVGLGLEIRLDDLRETGYRPVLVVLLALLTVSSVGLAVVRTVF
- a CDS encoding GNAT family N-acetyltransferase, which codes for MNLRAARETDIPGIRDVANRSLAASYGDVLDAETRQRAVESWYGAEGDAAGTLAEEIVDGQTVVIVAEDGDEIIGFAQAFLAGDSPRVGRIEWLHVRPGRRGEGLASRLLDRIESGLADRGADRIEASVIEANEAGRAFYEEHGYDHDHTRQVRIAGDRIAELTLVGDEEIPDDGAGSGTERRETEDGKTIVIAYDENERGSNGPFHPTYLDDDRDEQYGWHCGNCDSLDVSVGSMDEFVCNDCDNRRRAMRWDAVYGG